TGAAGAACGATACCTGACAGGTGCTTTTTCCGTTTGCAATCGTGTCGCCCAAATGAAATTCAAAGCCCATCGCCTTGGCAATCCCTCTGTCTCCGTCCATCGCCATATCGCATAATTTTTCGCAGGTCGCATCGTCGAAGCCAAGATCCTGCCAGCCTTTCAAGAGCGGGCAATGATGGAATTCCAGTTCGACCCGGTCTGCCGTTTTCGTCTTGAATTCGATTTCAAAGGTCTTGAGTACATTCGGCGTCAAAAACGTTTCGGCAAAACAGGTCACGTTTTGCGGCTCTTTGCACTGGGCTTTGATTTCAGCGCCTTGGAATTCTCCCGTTTCCGAAATCGCTTCGCGGATGAATTTTTCCGCCTGCTCCGCCATGCCTGCTTCTCTGGCCTTCGTATACGTCAGGCCGGTCCAGATCGCGCGATGTCCGATCGCGCCTCTTTGGATGTCCACTACCGCGTCGCCTTTGATGCTGATCTTGTTGTCAATCATCTTCATTTCCCCTTTGCTTTTTTATAAATTAATTGTCGCCGCCGTTTTTTTGACACCAACAATAAATTCACGTCCCCTTGCTGATATGATTAGCTATTTTATTTTAAAACCTCTTTAAGTAAGCTTTTCTTCTTATTCTTTCTTATTTTTTCAGTATTTTTATTTGCGCTAATCATATCACCACTCTTTTTTATCGTCAATATATTTTTTGTTTATTTACACAATTGCCATTTTTCTTCTATTTATCTCCCAAGAGAAGGCGAACAGCATTTCACTCGCGCACTTTTTTCGCTTTTGTAATATGATCACAATTTTATTCATTCTCTTTTTCGGTAACGTTTCCGCCGTTTTTCAATTGACTCTCCTTTTTTTTCAATATATAATAGCTTGATAATTCGATTAAGGAGATAGCGCATGAACAAAAGAACGAATGACAGTTTGAAAGACCAGGTCTATGACGCTTTGTTCTCTGATATCATCAACGGCGCCTATCCTGCCGATACGATTCTGACTGAAAAATTCCTGATGGAAAAATACAGCGTCAGCCGCGCACCGATCCGCGAAGCGCTCACACAGTTGACCGGCACGCAAATTCTCTCCAGCATCCCGCGGCACGGCTACAAGATCCTCCAACCCAGCGAACAGCAGCTCTTGGAAGTCATAAAATTCCGTTCCGCACTCGAATGTTCGTTTCTCACCACCTATTGCACTTACATCGACCGCGAGCGCATCAGCGAATTGCGTACCATCTGCATGGACTACGTCAATTGCGCCAGCAACGATTTTAAATCGCACTGGCATTATAACTGCCAGTTCCATCTGAAACTGTTCGCCATCTACGGCAACCACTACGCCTATAAACTCCTGGAAGAAGCGCTGAACATCCAAACGATCTATTTCGTACAGAAAAAGCACAGCGCGACAATGGATCTACACCTGGCCTTGGTCGACTATCTGGAGAAAAACGATATCCCGATGGCGATCACGCTTTTGAAGGCCGATATCGAAAATTTGTTATTGCCGAACACAGCGCCGACTCCG
The Azotosporobacter soli DNA segment above includes these coding regions:
- a CDS encoding L-2-amino-thiazoline-4-carboxylic acid hydrolase, translating into MIDNKISIKGDAVVDIQRGAIGHRAIWTGLTYTKAREAGMAEQAEKFIREAISETGEFQGAEIKAQCKEPQNVTCFAETFLTPNVLKTFEIEFKTKTADRVELEFHHCPLLKGWQDLGFDDATCEKLCDMAMDGDRGIAKAMGFEFHLGDTIANGKSTCQVSFFKKGK
- a CDS encoding GntR family transcriptional regulator, which gives rise to MNKRTNDSLKDQVYDALFSDIINGAYPADTILTEKFLMEKYSVSRAPIREALTQLTGTQILSSIPRHGYKILQPSEQQLLEVIKFRSALECSFLTTYCTYIDRERISELRTICMDYVNCASNDFKSHWHYNCQFHLKLFAIYGNHYAYKLLEEALNIQTIYFVQKKHSATMDLHLALVDYLEKNDIPMAITLLKADIENLLLPNTAPTPVDRT